A region of Streptomyces cinnamoneus DNA encodes the following proteins:
- a CDS encoding LysR family transcriptional regulator, which produces MELQQMRYVVAVAETGGFTRAAERCHVVQSALSHQIARLEKELGARLFDRTSRSVRLTAAGAAFVPVARQALEAADRARAEVDAVTGEVRGRLAIGAISTVAAVDLAHELGLFRGRYPKVRISLRMDMSEALIEGVRQGTLDVAFIGLVPGTRPRGLHHKELAHDELVAVVAPEHPLAGRRRTDLQRLAGESFVDFPKGSAARQQRAAAFEAAGLVTDSPFEVTDVESLVKLVRANLGVGMVPKAIATTLHGVHALRVRDAPSRVELLVWSTLGPSPAAAAFLSQLGAGAEPHA; this is translated from the coding sequence ATGGAGCTCCAGCAGATGCGCTACGTCGTCGCCGTCGCCGAGACCGGCGGCTTCACCCGCGCCGCCGAGCGTTGCCACGTCGTCCAGTCCGCACTCAGCCACCAGATCGCCCGCCTGGAGAAGGAGCTCGGGGCGCGCTTGTTCGACCGTACGAGCCGCAGTGTGCGGCTCACGGCGGCGGGCGCGGCGTTCGTGCCGGTCGCGCGGCAGGCGCTGGAGGCGGCCGACCGGGCACGCGCCGAGGTCGACGCGGTGACGGGCGAAGTCCGGGGCCGGCTGGCGATCGGCGCCATCTCCACCGTCGCCGCGGTGGACCTCGCCCACGAACTGGGGCTCTTCCGCGGCCGCTACCCGAAGGTGCGCATCAGTCTGCGCATGGACATGAGCGAGGCGCTCATCGAGGGGGTGCGTCAGGGCACCCTCGACGTCGCCTTCATCGGCCTGGTCCCCGGCACGCGCCCGCGCGGCCTGCACCACAAGGAGCTGGCCCACGACGAGCTGGTCGCCGTGGTGGCGCCGGAGCACCCGCTCGCCGGGCGCCGGCGCACGGACCTGCAACGACTGGCGGGTGAGTCGTTCGTCGACTTCCCCAAGGGATCGGCGGCGCGACAGCAGCGCGCCGCGGCGTTCGAGGCGGCCGGCCTGGTGACGGACTCGCCCTTCGAGGTGACCGACGTCGAGTCCCTGGTGAAGCTCGTGCGCGCGAACCTCGGCGTCGGCATGGTCCCCAAGGCCATCGCCACGACACTGCACGGCGTGCACGCCCTGCGGGTGCGGGACGCGCCCTCCCGGGTGGAACTGCTGGTGTGGAGCACGCTCGGGCCCTCCCCGGCCGCGGCGGCGTTCCTCTCCCAACTCGGCGCCGGGGCGGAGCCGCACGCGTGA
- a CDS encoding MarR family winged helix-turn-helix transcriptional regulator, translating to MPDRDESLEIIQRELTAFARRARAAAARLHPELSLVSYALLAHLEDSDGCRPSALAEQFLLNKSTISRQVTTLEELGLVERRTDPGDQRAHILHLTAGGRAALGQVSDHRRAAFQERLADWTAEDLARFAGYLLRYNDRA from the coding sequence GTGCCCGATCGCGACGAATCCCTGGAGATCATCCAGCGCGAGCTCACGGCCTTCGCCCGCCGGGCGCGGGCGGCCGCCGCCCGGCTGCACCCGGAGCTCTCCCTGGTGTCCTACGCCCTGCTGGCACACCTGGAGGACAGCGACGGATGCCGGCCCTCCGCCCTCGCGGAGCAGTTCCTGCTGAACAAGTCGACGATCAGCCGCCAGGTCACCACCCTCGAGGAACTGGGCCTGGTCGAGCGCCGCACCGACCCCGGCGACCAGCGCGCGCACATCCTGCACCTGACCGCCGGCGGCCGCGCCGCCCTCGGCCAGGTCAGCGACCACCGGCGCGCCGCCTTCCAGGAGCGGCTGGCCGACTGGACCGCGGAGGACCTGGCGCGCTTCGCCGGCTATCTGCTGCGCTACAACGACCGGGCGTGA
- a CDS encoding DUF899 domain-containing protein codes for MKTPPIVSPQEWEAARERLLGEEKELTRARDALAAKRRRMPWTAVDKEYAFEGPEGGASLLDLFGGHRQLIVYRAFFEPGVFGWPDHACRGCSMVADHVGHLAHLRARDTTLVFASRAPQPDIERVKARMGWTMPWYTMTDGFDADFGVDEWHGTNAFIRDGDKVFRTYFVNARGDEALGNTWSYLDMTALGRQETWEDSPEGYPQTPPYEWWNWHDAYGDAEPAPEWTAQTRRGPRGQR; via the coding sequence ATGAAGACACCCCCGATCGTTTCACCGCAGGAGTGGGAGGCCGCGCGCGAGCGGCTGCTGGGCGAGGAGAAGGAGCTGACCCGCGCCCGTGACGCGCTGGCCGCCAAGCGTCGGCGGATGCCCTGGACGGCGGTGGACAAGGAGTACGCGTTCGAGGGGCCCGAGGGCGGGGCGAGTCTGCTGGACCTGTTCGGAGGACACCGCCAGCTGATCGTCTACCGTGCCTTCTTCGAGCCCGGCGTGTTCGGGTGGCCCGACCACGCCTGCCGCGGCTGCTCCATGGTGGCCGACCACGTCGGCCACCTCGCCCACCTCCGGGCACGCGACACCACTCTCGTCTTCGCCTCCCGCGCGCCGCAACCGGACATCGAGCGCGTGAAGGCGCGGATGGGCTGGACGATGCCCTGGTACACGATGACCGACGGCTTCGACGCCGACTTCGGTGTGGACGAGTGGCACGGCACCAACGCGTTCATCCGCGACGGCGACAAGGTGTTCCGCACCTACTTCGTCAACGCCCGCGGCGACGAGGCGCTGGGAAACACCTGGAGCTACCTCGACATGACCGCACTCGGACGGCAGGAGACGTGGGAGGACTCCCCCGAGGGCTACCCCCAGACCCCGCCGTACGAATGGTGGAACTGGCATGACGCGTACGGCGACGCCGAACCCGCGCCGGAGTGGACGGCCCAGACCCGACGGGGTCCCCGGGGCCAGCGGTGA
- a CDS encoding ABC transporter permease — MTTLASVPPATPVAGPPARFRDLLSAEWIKMRSLRSTPWTIALTVLFVMGAAAVATLTDHAPRSGPADFLPYDAFPQAGSWTLMLVAGSAGALTVVSEYSSGLIRTTTVAVPARGSLVLAKAAVVAGLWTAVGAVVSTGSFLVSQAVLHGRHAAVPLTHPGVFRALAATALLAPVSALVGLGLGVLLRHAAATMVVSVFAQLMLPTMFSESNCWSADVKHAMVAAAWRRLVQNWEPDPGSLGYSATVSGSWTVFALWPLIAVALAVLAVRRRDV; from the coding sequence ATGACCACCCTCGCCTCCGTCCCTCCGGCCACCCCCGTCGCCGGGCCGCCCGCTCGTTTCCGCGACCTGCTCTCCGCCGAGTGGATCAAGATGCGGTCCCTGCGCTCCACCCCGTGGACGATCGCTCTCACCGTCCTGTTCGTCATGGGGGCCGCCGCCGTGGCCACGCTGACGGACCACGCCCCGCGCTCCGGACCCGCCGACTTCCTGCCCTACGACGCCTTCCCGCAGGCCGGCTCCTGGACGTTGATGCTCGTCGCCGGCAGCGCCGGCGCCCTCACCGTCGTGAGCGAGTACAGCAGTGGACTGATCCGCACCACCACCGTGGCCGTCCCCGCCCGCGGCTCCCTGGTGCTGGCCAAGGCGGCCGTCGTCGCCGGGCTGTGGACCGCGGTCGGCGCGGTCGTCTCCACCGGTTCGTTCCTGGTCTCCCAGGCCGTCCTGCACGGGCGGCACGCCGCCGTTCCGCTCACGCACCCCGGCGTGTTCCGGGCGCTGGCGGCCACCGCGTTGCTGGCCCCGGTCAGCGCACTGGTCGGTCTGGGCCTCGGCGTTCTGCTCCGGCACGCCGCCGCCACCATGGTCGTCAGCGTCTTCGCCCAGCTGATGCTGCCCACCATGTTCTCGGAGAGCAACTGCTGGTCGGCGGACGTCAAACACGCCATGGTGGCGGCCGCCTGGAGGCGCCTGGTCCAGAACTGGGAGCCGGATCCCGGATCCCTGGGCTACAGCGCCACGGTCTCCGGCTCCTGGACCGTGTTCGCCCTCTGGCCGCTGATCGCGGTCGCGCTCGCCGTGCTCGCCGTGAGGCGCCGCGACGTGTGA
- a CDS encoding ATP-binding cassette domain-containing protein, producing the protein MIEVSELTKRYGGKTAVDHLSFTVRPGQVTGFLGPNGAGKSTTLRMILGLDAPTTGAATVNGVPFHHHPRGLRHVGALLDAGQVHGGRSAAAHLSALARSNGIPRRRVDEVLQEVGLAEVAKRRIGGFSLGMKQRLGIATALLGDPPVLMFDEPVNGMDPEGVLWVRRLFRRLAAEGRTVFLSSHLMSEMENTADQLVVIGRGRLIAAESVRDFAARGTRSSVVVGTPQAAELAAVLTAAGASVEPEGSAGAEKLAVTGLPADRIGALAFANGVRLDELTTRTASLEAAFMELTADSVEYLAGPR; encoded by the coding sequence GTGATCGAAGTCAGCGAACTCACCAAGCGTTACGGCGGCAAGACGGCCGTCGACCACCTCTCCTTCACCGTGCGGCCGGGTCAGGTCACCGGATTCCTGGGCCCCAACGGAGCCGGCAAATCCACGACGTTGCGGATGATCCTCGGCCTGGACGCGCCCACCACCGGCGCCGCCACCGTCAACGGCGTCCCCTTCCACCACCACCCGCGCGGACTGCGACACGTCGGTGCCCTCCTCGACGCCGGACAGGTCCACGGCGGTCGCAGCGCCGCGGCCCACCTGTCCGCCCTGGCCCGCAGCAACGGCATCCCGCGCCGCCGGGTGGACGAGGTGCTCCAGGAAGTGGGGCTGGCCGAGGTGGCGAAGCGCCGCATCGGCGGATTCTCCCTCGGCATGAAGCAGCGGCTGGGGATCGCCACCGCCCTGCTCGGCGACCCACCCGTGCTCATGTTCGACGAGCCGGTCAACGGCATGGATCCGGAGGGCGTGCTCTGGGTACGCCGCCTGTTCCGGCGCCTCGCCGCCGAGGGGCGCACGGTCTTCCTCTCCAGCCATCTGATGTCGGAGATGGAGAACACCGCCGACCAACTGGTCGTGATCGGCCGGGGCCGTCTCATCGCCGCCGAGTCGGTACGGGACTTCGCGGCCCGTGGCACCCGGAGCAGCGTCGTGGTGGGGACGCCGCAGGCCGCCGAACTGGCAGCCGTGCTGACCGCGGCGGGCGCCTCGGTCGAGCCGGAAGGTTCGGCCGGCGCCGAGAAGCTCGCCGTGACGGGACTCCCGGCGGACCGGATCGGAGCGCTCGCCTTCGCGAACGGCGTCCGGCTGGACGAGCTGACCACCCGCACCGCCTCGCTGGAGGCGGCCTTCATGGAACTGACCGCCGACAGCGTCGAATATCTGGCAGGACCCCGATGA
- a CDS encoding sensor histidine kinase: MTSTKAVAWAGGAAYLLVVGLLVGGATRASGTVHGVGALLAVSLLAGVVRRMPLLALAVALFGSTAVVVGTPSSAPESPAASYQGQFLSYLAVDLVLGFVVATCARRASTVAVAVSFVVQLLMIGVFAHGDDLSVTGVIALLAMAASCMAGLLRRERREHAVALRSQEVAEAVTAERLRIARELHDMVAHSIGVIAIQAGVGSRVIQTQPAQAREALRTIETTSRETLSGLRRTVVSLRQAERGVTASERSPLAPAPGLADLERLAAATADAGVRVDVRRSGEQRPLPADIDLSAYRIVQEALTNVVRHAGTGRCRVAVDYGDEELSVEVVDDGRGATGNGPAHGFGIIGMRERVGLLHGHLSAGPRPEGGFRVAARLPLPAPLGVPVEAR, encoded by the coding sequence ATGACGAGCACGAAGGCCGTGGCCTGGGCGGGGGGTGCCGCCTACCTCCTCGTGGTGGGCCTGCTGGTGGGGGGCGCGACGCGGGCGTCGGGCACGGTTCACGGCGTCGGGGCACTGCTGGCCGTGAGCCTGCTCGCCGGCGTGGTGCGACGGATGCCGCTACTGGCCCTGGCCGTGGCACTCTTCGGGTCCACTGCCGTGGTGGTGGGCACACCGAGCTCCGCCCCCGAGAGCCCGGCAGCCTCGTACCAGGGCCAGTTCCTGTCGTATCTGGCGGTGGACCTCGTCCTGGGCTTCGTCGTCGCCACCTGCGCGCGGCGGGCTTCGACCGTCGCCGTCGCCGTGTCCTTCGTCGTACAGCTCCTGATGATCGGCGTCTTCGCACACGGGGACGACCTGAGCGTCACCGGCGTGATCGCCCTCTTGGCCATGGCCGCGTCCTGCATGGCCGGTCTGCTCCGTCGCGAGCGCCGCGAGCACGCGGTGGCGCTGCGTTCGCAGGAGGTGGCCGAGGCCGTGACCGCCGAACGGCTGCGGATCGCACGGGAGCTGCACGACATGGTCGCGCACAGCATCGGCGTCATCGCCATCCAGGCCGGTGTGGGCAGCCGGGTCATCCAGACCCAGCCGGCGCAGGCCCGCGAAGCCCTGCGCACCATCGAGACCACCAGCAGAGAGACCCTGTCGGGCCTACGCCGCACGGTGGTCTCGCTCCGCCAGGCCGAACGCGGCGTGACCGCCTCGGAGCGGTCACCGCTCGCACCCGCGCCGGGGCTGGCGGACCTCGAACGGCTGGCGGCGGCGACCGCGGACGCGGGGGTACGCGTCGACGTGCGCCGCAGTGGGGAACAGCGCCCGCTGCCCGCCGACATCGACCTGTCCGCCTACCGCATCGTGCAGGAGGCGCTGACCAACGTGGTCCGCCACGCCGGCACCGGGCGTTGCCGGGTGGCCGTCGACTACGGGGACGAGGAACTGTCCGTGGAGGTCGTCGACGACGGGCGTGGCGCCACCGGGAACGGCCCGGCCCACGGCTTCGGCATCATCGGCATGCGCGAGCGGGTCGGCCTGCTGCACGGACACCTCAGCGCCGGGCCGCGCCCTGAAGGCGGCTTCCGGGTGGCGGCCCGGCTGCCACTGCCCGCACCCCTCGGAGTTCCGGTGGAGGCCCGATGA
- a CDS encoding response regulator, giving the protein MTVRILLADDQPLVRSGLRVIMADHPDLEVVGEAATGSEAVRLVGDLGPDVVVMDIRMPGMDGIEATRLITAGPATTRVLVLTTFDEDDHVYGALRAGASGFVVKDMALDDILSAIRVVAAGDALIAPSVTRRLIADFVGRPDAAPEGAPRPVEGITEREREVLTLVGRGRSNTEIAEDLFITVATAKSHVSRLLTKLGARDRVQLVITAYEMGLVTVPH; this is encoded by the coding sequence ATGACCGTCCGGATCCTGCTCGCCGACGACCAGCCGCTGGTGCGGTCCGGACTGCGCGTGATCATGGCCGACCACCCCGACCTGGAGGTCGTCGGTGAGGCCGCCACCGGCTCCGAAGCGGTCCGGCTCGTCGGCGACCTCGGCCCCGACGTGGTGGTGATGGACATCCGGATGCCCGGCATGGACGGCATCGAGGCCACCCGCCTGATTACAGCCGGCCCGGCGACGACCCGCGTCCTCGTCCTGACGACCTTCGACGAGGACGACCACGTCTACGGCGCACTCCGCGCCGGCGCGAGCGGCTTCGTGGTCAAGGACATGGCGCTGGACGACATCCTCTCGGCGATCCGCGTGGTCGCCGCCGGCGACGCCCTGATCGCACCGAGTGTGACGCGCCGTCTGATCGCGGACTTCGTCGGGCGCCCGGACGCCGCCCCGGAGGGCGCCCCACGGCCGGTCGAGGGCATCACCGAGCGGGAACGGGAGGTACTGACCCTGGTCGGACGCGGCCGGTCGAACACCGAGATCGCGGAGGACCTCTTCATCACCGTGGCCACCGCCAAGTCGCACGTGTCACGGCTGCTCACCAAGCTGGGCGCCCGGGACCGGGTCCAGCTCGTGATCACCGCCTACGAGATGGGGCTCGTCACGGTGCCTCACTGA
- a CDS encoding ABC transporter ATP-binding protein → MDAVGGEQTGRGRPPMPEPAVITYKGTSSRNALEESGFFRLCTKIPRLLAQVARLAWGIDRNAAVVLVLAQVVAGAGAAVVLAMTAKAMVPLVGTGSVGHRVHQALPWFVLGGIAAAVSRGAHAFGQWAEQRLRPRLFMAADDALVNAVLTVKLASFQDPQFKQDHERAESGAVRCDRAVADTQMFLGSLVRLVAAGGVLAGLHPLMLAVLVIAVLPSGVGTVVRAKIEYRTHVATGAGRTVRSMMRGYATNTFFGDEIRGNAMVPYLRFWYERMGQVITARMLADVPRQLRVSLVSYAASGVCLVGAYGVLLWLTVSGRVSLAVSATVVVAVRTALANMRDLLQYTVGLFQNSLYLGDWTRFLDDARRLAPRTGGRPVPPVVETVRVEKVTFSYPNKTSPAVDDLSLTLRRGEVVALVGENGSGKSTLVRLLLGLTTADKGRVLWDGIDLADADPVSVADRTGMVPQAFACWPLSVRENVTLGQPRTWDDDAVWATLEQVGMVGVVQELPQRLDTLLARELWGGVTLSGGQWQRLACARALYRQPAVLVLDEPTSEMDARGEHQIFTELKKMAAHRITVVVTHRLDNTRIADRIVVMQDGRITEQGTFDQLVHSGGLFQELYELSEDR, encoded by the coding sequence GTGGATGCTGTCGGAGGTGAACAGACCGGGCGGGGCCGGCCGCCGATGCCGGAACCAGCGGTGATCACCTACAAGGGGACAAGCAGCCGCAACGCCCTGGAAGAGAGTGGCTTCTTCCGGTTGTGCACGAAGATCCCACGTCTGCTCGCCCAAGTCGCGCGGCTCGCCTGGGGCATCGACCGCAACGCCGCCGTGGTCCTCGTGCTCGCCCAGGTCGTCGCCGGCGCCGGCGCCGCCGTGGTGCTGGCCATGACGGCGAAGGCCATGGTGCCGCTGGTCGGGACCGGCAGCGTGGGCCACCGCGTCCACCAGGCGCTCCCGTGGTTCGTCCTCGGCGGCATCGCGGCGGCCGTCTCGCGGGGTGCTCACGCCTTCGGGCAGTGGGCGGAGCAGCGGCTGCGGCCCAGACTGTTCATGGCCGCCGACGACGCCCTCGTGAACGCGGTGCTGACGGTGAAGCTCGCCTCGTTCCAGGACCCGCAGTTCAAGCAGGACCACGAGCGGGCCGAGTCCGGGGCGGTGCGGTGCGACCGCGCGGTCGCCGACACGCAGATGTTCCTCGGTTCGCTGGTGCGACTGGTCGCGGCCGGCGGGGTGCTGGCCGGGCTGCACCCGTTGATGCTCGCCGTCCTGGTGATCGCGGTGTTGCCGTCCGGCGTGGGCACCGTTGTACGGGCCAAGATCGAGTACCGGACCCATGTGGCGACCGGGGCGGGCCGCACGGTGCGGTCGATGATGCGCGGCTACGCCACCAACACCTTCTTCGGCGACGAGATCCGTGGCAACGCGATGGTGCCCTACCTGCGGTTCTGGTACGAGCGCATGGGCCAGGTCATCACCGCGCGGATGCTCGCCGACGTGCCCCGGCAGCTGCGGGTCAGCCTCGTCTCGTACGCCGCCAGCGGGGTGTGCCTGGTCGGTGCCTACGGCGTGCTGCTGTGGCTCACGGTCTCGGGCCGCGTCTCCCTCGCCGTCTCGGCCACCGTCGTCGTCGCGGTGCGCACGGCGCTGGCGAACATGCGGGACCTGCTCCAGTACACCGTCGGCCTGTTCCAGAACAGCCTCTACCTCGGGGACTGGACCCGGTTCCTCGACGACGCCCGGCGCCTCGCCCCGCGCACCGGTGGCCGGCCGGTGCCGCCGGTGGTCGAGACGGTCCGCGTGGAGAAGGTGACCTTCTCCTATCCGAACAAGACGTCGCCCGCGGTGGACGACCTGTCGCTGACGCTGCGGCGCGGCGAGGTCGTGGCGCTCGTCGGGGAGAACGGGTCCGGCAAGTCCACGCTGGTGCGCCTCCTGCTCGGCTTGACGACCGCGGACAAAGGCCGGGTGCTGTGGGACGGCATCGACCTCGCCGACGCCGATCCGGTCAGCGTGGCGGACCGCACCGGCATGGTGCCGCAGGCCTTCGCGTGCTGGCCGCTGTCGGTCCGCGAGAACGTCACCCTCGGCCAGCCCCGTACGTGGGACGACGACGCGGTCTGGGCGACGCTCGAACAGGTCGGCATGGTCGGGGTCGTCCAGGAGCTGCCCCAGCGGCTCGACACCCTGCTGGCCCGCGAGCTGTGGGGCGGGGTGACGCTCTCGGGCGGCCAGTGGCAGCGACTGGCGTGCGCACGGGCGCTGTACCGGCAGCCGGCCGTGCTGGTGCTGGACGAGCCGACGTCCGAGATGGACGCCCGCGGTGAGCACCAGATCTTCACCGAGCTGAAGAAGATGGCGGCCCACCGCATCACCGTGGTGGTGACCCACCGGCTCGACAACACCCGGATCGCGGACCGGATCGTGGTGATGCAGGACGGGCGGATCACCGAGCAGGGCACCTTCGACCAGCTCGTCCACAGCGGCGGGTTGTTCCAGGAGCTGTACGAGCTCAGCGAGGACCGGTAG
- a CDS encoding GDSL-type esterase/lipase family protein: MRIMFVGDSMTIGSAGDLTWRYRMWQHLCASHGGPFRIVGPRRELYDPAAGAPVSLDYAAADFPERAQAHLAGWGEGWHHMAPVIGEAVRAHRVDTLLISLGLIDLGFYTDAGQTAENVRRFVAAARDASPHVSAVLLPVIPNIRAREEPAFAAEVECFNELLAKAVAELDAPGSELLLASEPPGWDLDRHTYDGTHPNAEGEHRIAEAFATAMHQAWDMGGPYQRAAGL, from the coding sequence ATGCGGATCATGTTCGTTGGCGACTCGATGACCATCGGTAGCGCGGGTGACCTCACCTGGCGCTACCGCATGTGGCAGCACCTGTGCGCCTCCCACGGCGGCCCCTTCCGGATCGTCGGCCCTCGCCGTGAGCTGTACGACCCGGCTGCCGGTGCGCCCGTGTCGCTGGACTACGCCGCCGCCGACTTCCCCGAGCGGGCCCAGGCGCACCTCGCCGGCTGGGGAGAGGGCTGGCACCACATGGCGCCGGTCATCGGTGAGGCCGTACGCGCCCACCGGGTGGACACCCTCCTGATCTCCCTCGGGCTCATAGACCTCGGCTTCTACACCGACGCCGGGCAGACCGCCGAGAACGTGCGCCGCTTCGTCGCCGCCGCCAGGGACGCGTCCCCCCACGTCAGTGCCGTGCTCCTGCCCGTGATCCCCAACATCCGGGCCCGTGAGGAACCGGCCTTCGCCGCCGAGGTCGAGTGCTTCAACGAGCTGCTCGCCAAAGCCGTCGCCGAACTCGACGCACCGGGGTCCGAGCTGCTGCTGGCCTCGGAGCCGCCGGGGTGGGACCTGGACCGGCACACCTACGACGGCACGCACCCGAATGCCGAGGGTGAGCACCGGATCGCGGAGGCCTTCGCGACCGCGATGCACCAGGCGTGGGACATGGGAGGGCCCTACCAGCGCGCAGCCGGGCTCTGA
- a CDS encoding hemerythrin domain-containing protein, translated as MSDAKTDREKTARLPDEDVVAILLNQHARIRELFADVKTAEGEHKKQAFDELRALLAVHETAEEMVVRPVARDTAGKKEAAARNQEEAEANKVLARLEKMDVESPEFDAQLRAFQKAVEDHAEHEEREEFPTLRAGRDEAQLKRMGTMVRAAERVAPTHPHPTAAGSPLAQWSVGPVASLVDRTKDAIRGATAHP; from the coding sequence ATGAGTGACGCGAAGACCGACCGTGAGAAGACCGCCCGTCTGCCGGACGAGGACGTCGTCGCCATCCTGCTGAACCAGCACGCGAGGATCCGGGAACTCTTCGCCGACGTCAAGACGGCTGAGGGAGAGCACAAGAAGCAGGCGTTCGACGAGCTGAGGGCCCTGCTCGCCGTGCACGAGACGGCCGAGGAGATGGTCGTCCGGCCGGTGGCCCGCGACACCGCGGGCAAGAAGGAGGCGGCGGCCCGCAACCAGGAGGAGGCCGAGGCGAACAAGGTCCTCGCCAGGCTGGAGAAGATGGACGTCGAGAGCCCGGAGTTCGACGCCCAGCTGCGCGCGTTCCAGAAGGCCGTCGAGGACCACGCCGAGCACGAGGAGCGGGAGGAGTTCCCGACGCTCCGCGCGGGCCGGGACGAGGCCCAGCTCAAGCGCATGGGCACCATGGTCCGGGCAGCCGAGAGGGTGGCGCCCACCCATCCGCATCCGACGGCGGCCGGTTCCCCTCTCGCGCAGTGGAGCGTCGGCCCCGTCGCTTCCTTGGTGGACCGTACGAAGGACGCGATCAGGGGCGCCACGGCGCACCCGTGA
- a CDS encoding alpha/beta fold hydrolase has product MDTLENGLLPVPGARLYFEVRGTGPLLLLVPGGASDAEVFGPLADELAAHYRVVSYDPRGISRSVLDGPPPEPWLDVQADDASRLLGHLAGPDGTGRVFGSCAGGLVALELMARIPHRILWAVVHEPPAMGLLPDAERHAAFFEEVYATFRREGVPAALDRLRVVFGGRPAPVLPEATDNSAFFLSHVMLPSTRCLPDVRALTAVADRVVMAAGRTSRTHDVSRPTAVLAQRLRRELVEFPGGHVGYAKQPARFAARLVELLDGIRPSPTATRL; this is encoded by the coding sequence ATGGACACGCTGGAGAACGGCTTGCTGCCGGTGCCGGGCGCGAGGCTGTACTTCGAAGTGCGCGGGACGGGCCCCCTGTTGTTGCTCGTCCCGGGCGGCGCCTCCGACGCGGAGGTCTTCGGTCCGCTGGCCGACGAGCTCGCCGCCCACTACCGCGTCGTCTCCTACGATCCGCGCGGCATCTCGCGCAGCGTGCTCGACGGGCCGCCGCCGGAGCCGTGGCTCGACGTCCAGGCCGACGACGCCTCACGGCTGCTCGGCCACCTCGCCGGACCCGACGGGACGGGGAGGGTGTTCGGCAGCTGTGCGGGCGGGCTGGTCGCCCTGGAGCTCATGGCCCGCATCCCGCACCGGATCCTGTGGGCCGTCGTCCACGAACCGCCCGCCATGGGGCTGTTGCCGGACGCGGAGCGTCACGCCGCCTTCTTCGAGGAGGTGTACGCGACGTTCCGCCGGGAGGGCGTCCCGGCGGCCCTGGACCGGCTCCGGGTCGTCTTCGGCGGGCGGCCCGCTCCGGTGCTGCCGGAGGCGACCGACAACAGCGCGTTCTTCCTCTCCCACGTGATGCTGCCCTCCACCCGCTGCCTTCCCGATGTCCGTGCGCTGACGGCTGTGGCGGACCGGGTCGTGATGGCCGCCGGCCGCACGTCGCGTACCCACGACGTGAGCCGGCCGACGGCCGTCCTCGCTCAGCGGCTGCGGCGGGAACTGGTGGAGTTCCCCGGCGGGCACGTCGGCTACGCCAAGCAGCCGGCCCGCTTCGCCGCACGTCTCGTCGAGCTCCTGGACGGCATACGGCCCTCCCCCACCGCTACGCGCCTCTGA
- a CDS encoding carboxymuconolactone decarboxylase family protein, with translation MEARSIVDEVTAGPRMSDPVELVPEMAEVSAALFKAVGNHTVARTTISLVHLRAGQIVGNTYLTVLHTGFLRKAGESEERITAVSSWRDAPCFTPAERAALALVEAVLLPSAHGDRVSDELYAKVAEHYDEKALATLIVAIGQVNFFIPVALIAKPIPGRSFSDPWN, from the coding sequence ATGGAAGCACGTTCGATCGTTGACGAGGTCACGGCGGGTCCGCGGATGTCCGACCCCGTGGAGCTCGTGCCCGAGATGGCAGAGGTGTCGGCGGCGCTGTTCAAGGCCGTCGGCAACCACACGGTGGCGCGTACCACGATCAGCCTTGTCCACCTGCGGGCCGGCCAGATCGTCGGCAACACCTATCTGACCGTCCTGCACACCGGTTTCCTGCGCAAGGCCGGCGAGTCGGAGGAGCGGATCACCGCGGTGTCGTCCTGGCGGGACGCGCCTTGTTTCACCCCTGCCGAGCGGGCCGCGCTCGCCCTGGTGGAGGCCGTGCTCCTGCCGTCCGCACACGGCGATAGGGTCTCCGACGAGCTGTACGCGAAGGTGGCCGAGCATTACGACGAGAAGGCGCTCGCCACCCTGATCGTCGCGATAGGGCAGGTCAACTTCTTCATTCCCGTGGCCCTCATCGCCAAGCCCATTCCCGGCCGGTCGTTCTCCGACCCGTGGAACTGA